One region of Flavobacterium sp. KACC 22763 genomic DNA includes:
- a CDS encoding SusC/RagA family TonB-linked outer membrane protein, which produces MKKLLFISVLVLCIQTAFGQAKTVTGTVKSKADGIPIPGVSVVIQGTNNGTTTDFDGHYSISVASGRTLNFSYMGYETQSIKVESQQKIDVGLSESTSKLDEVVVVGFASQKKANLTGAVAKVDVKKALGSVPITDITRGLQGTTPGLNITFNSGNISKGSNVNIRGAGTIINGEAKGSPLILVDGVPGELSMLNAEDVESMSVLKDAASASIYGARAAFGVILITTKSGKNSKGKVRFAYSNNTGWSNPISLVQFNDPTVELPAMIDAQARAGNANPESFGMNYKTLLPGIINWKEKYAATRNPNDKNMILGEDFDVIGGKEYFYRIWNPHDEMLKKNAVQTLHNLSAQGSLSDKSSFIVSLGLSNQDGVMKINNETNQRFNLNLGLTTELASWLTGDFKVLGTFQEYDSPFNYYNNGIDTAGNGYFGYYMRWGSYFPYGTYNGTYFRHAPGYMANASQNESKSNDMRISGRLTAQVTKDFNIVGEYSYNTNFSSLKMNGGQVPLWDWWTSAADLVAGKPTSMETANDFVAQAKTSYTRNVVNIFGNYTKTLGENHNFKVLGGLNTEWYDQERTYARRNTLLDKTKPEFNLAIGDQFTSPLVSNDILNPGLSRYAIAGFFARVNYDYKGKYLLEVNGRYDGSSKFPTNEQWGFFPSASVGYRISEESFMEGTKSWLNDLKIRGSIGSIGNQNIANNAFLPVMTNVTTNPNPYWIGSGTTIPPTVNQPTNVDPNLTWEKVTTQDIGIDIRIFSMLGLTFDYYQRDTKGMLAPGKTLPGSFGQAAANTNSGNLRTRGWELALNFNKQINKDISVYADLTLSDNTTEVTEWNNSAKLISTSSFYSGQKLGEIWGLETDRLIQTTDQVDATGLIVNGVDYKNIRSGAFKFGAGDVMYKDLDGDGVISRGDGTALKPGDLKVIGNTTPRYQYGVRLGGALYGFDIDAFFQGVGKRDYWTTSDLVLPFYNRTDAMYENQNDYWTTENTDAYFPNPYPGHATNAFGTYAPGSNNFVAQTRYLLDMSYLRLKSMTLGYTFPKSISQKAGFDKIRPYVSGFNLATWKSSKLPVDPEINESESMWGRTFPYSKTWSVGIQLAF; this is translated from the coding sequence ATGAAAAAGTTACTCTTTATTTCAGTGTTGGTTTTGTGCATTCAAACAGCATTTGGACAAGCAAAAACAGTTACTGGAACAGTAAAAAGCAAAGCAGACGGAATTCCAATTCCTGGAGTCAGCGTCGTTATTCAGGGAACGAATAACGGTACGACAACTGACTTTGATGGACACTACAGTATTTCTGTAGCATCAGGACGAACTCTAAACTTTAGTTACATGGGGTATGAAACCCAATCAATTAAAGTGGAAAGCCAACAGAAAATAGATGTTGGTCTTTCAGAAAGCACTTCGAAACTAGACGAAGTTGTTGTTGTAGGTTTTGCTTCTCAGAAAAAAGCTAATCTTACTGGAGCGGTTGCAAAAGTAGATGTTAAAAAAGCTCTAGGAAGTGTCCCTATTACTGATATCACAAGAGGTTTACAAGGAACTACTCCTGGACTTAATATTACTTTTAATTCAGGTAATATAAGTAAAGGATCAAACGTTAACATTCGTGGAGCCGGAACTATTATAAATGGAGAAGCTAAAGGATCACCACTTATTTTAGTTGATGGTGTTCCAGGCGAATTGTCTATGCTAAATGCAGAAGATGTAGAATCTATGTCTGTACTTAAAGATGCCGCTTCTGCTTCTATTTATGGTGCTCGTGCTGCATTTGGAGTTATATTAATTACTACTAAAAGCGGTAAAAATTCTAAAGGAAAAGTAAGATTCGCTTATAGCAACAATACAGGTTGGAGCAATCCAATTTCTTTGGTTCAATTTAATGATCCAACTGTAGAGCTTCCAGCAATGATTGACGCGCAGGCTAGAGCTGGAAATGCAAATCCAGAATCTTTCGGTATGAACTACAAAACATTATTGCCTGGTATCATTAACTGGAAAGAAAAATATGCTGCAACTAGAAATCCAAATGACAAAAACATGATCTTAGGAGAAGATTTTGATGTTATTGGAGGAAAAGAATATTTCTACAGAATTTGGAATCCGCATGATGAAATGTTAAAGAAGAATGCGGTACAAACACTTCATAATTTATCTGCTCAAGGTTCTTTGAGTGACAAAAGTTCATTTATTGTTTCGTTAGGGCTTTCTAATCAAGATGGTGTAATGAAAATTAACAATGAAACCAACCAAAGATTCAACCTTAACCTTGGTTTGACAACGGAATTAGCAAGCTGGCTTACTGGAGATTTTAAAGTATTGGGAACTTTCCAAGAATACGATTCTCCTTTTAACTACTACAACAATGGTATTGATACTGCTGGTAACGGATATTTTGGATACTATATGCGTTGGGGTTCTTATTTCCCTTATGGAACTTATAATGGTACTTACTTTAGACATGCGCCTGGTTATATGGCAAATGCATCTCAAAACGAAAGTAAATCAAATGATATGAGGATAAGCGGAAGACTTACTGCTCAAGTTACAAAAGACTTTAATATCGTTGGAGAATACAGTTATAATACCAATTTTTCTAGTCTAAAAATGAATGGTGGTCAAGTACCGCTTTGGGACTGGTGGACAAGTGCTGCTGACTTAGTTGCCGGAAAACCTACTTCAATGGAAACTGCCAACGATTTTGTTGCGCAAGCGAAAACATCTTACACTAGAAATGTAGTCAATATCTTTGGAAATTACACTAAGACATTAGGAGAAAACCACAACTTTAAAGTATTAGGTGGTTTGAATACAGAATGGTACGATCAAGAAAGAACTTATGCTCGTAGAAATACACTTTTGGACAAAACCAAACCAGAATTTAACTTAGCTATTGGCGACCAATTTACTTCGCCTCTAGTTTCTAATGACATTTTAAATCCTGGTTTATCAAGATATGCCATTGCAGGATTTTTTGCACGTGTAAATTATGATTACAAAGGTAAATATCTATTGGAGGTAAACGGACGTTATGATGGTTCGTCAAAATTCCCTACTAATGAGCAATGGGGATTCTTCCCTTCTGCTTCTGTTGGATATAGAATTTCTGAAGAAAGTTTCATGGAAGGAACAAAAAGCTGGTTAAATGATTTGAAAATCCGTGGATCTATTGGTTCAATCGGAAATCAAAATATTGCTAACAATGCCTTTTTACCAGTTATGACTAACGTTACTACTAATCCTAACCCTTATTGGATTGGTAGCGGTACAACCATTCCTCCTACTGTTAATCAGCCAACAAACGTTGACCCGAATTTAACTTGGGAAAAGGTAACTACTCAAGATATTGGTATTGATATTAGAATATTTAGCATGTTAGGTTTAACTTTTGATTATTATCAACGTGATACTAAAGGAATGTTAGCTCCAGGTAAAACACTTCCGGGTTCATTTGGTCAGGCTGCTGCCAACACAAACTCAGGAAACTTAAGAACAAGAGGTTGGGAACTTGCACTTAACTTTAATAAACAAATCAACAAAGACATCAGTGTTTATGCAGATCTTACGCTTTCAGACAATACTACAGAAGTAACAGAATGGAACAACTCTGCTAAGTTAATCAGTACTTCGTCTTTTTACTCAGGTCAAAAATTGGGTGAAATCTGGGGATTGGAAACAGACCGATTAATTCAAACAACAGATCAAGTTGATGCTACAGGATTAATAGTAAACGGTGTTGATTATAAAAATATAAGAAGTGGAGCGTTTAAATTTGGCGCAGGAGATGTAATGTATAAAGATTTGGATGGAGACGGAGTAATCTCAAGAGGAGATGGAACTGCTCTTAAACCTGGAGATTTAAAAGTTATTGGTAACACTACACCTCGCTACCAATATGGAGTACGTTTAGGTGGTGCTTTATACGGATTTGATATAGATGCTTTCTTCCAAGGAGTTGGAAAACGTGATTACTGGACAACTTCAGACTTAGTATTGCCTTTCTACAACAGAACAGATGCTATGTATGAGAACCAAAATGATTACTGGACAACAGAAAATACAGATGCGTATTTCCCTAATCCATATCCTGGGCATGCAACTAATGCTTTTGGAACTTATGCTCCTGGATCAAACAATTTTGTGGCGCAAACTCGTTATTTATTAGATATGTCTTATTTACGTTTAAAATCGATGACTCTTGGATATACTTTCCCAAAAAGTATTTCACAAAAAGCTGGATTTGATAAAATTAGACCATACGTTTCAGGTTTCAACTTAGCTACTTGGAAAAGCAGCAAATTACCAGTAGACCCAGAAATTAATGAAAGTGAATCAATGTGGGGAAGAACTTTCCCTTACTCTAAAACATGGTCGGTTGGTATACAACTTGCGTTTTAA
- a CDS encoding RagB/SusD family nutrient uptake outer membrane protein, whose protein sequence is MRKLIINSKIKLSVALLTFASLTVSCSDFLDTPPEDVFTDNNFWTSENNVKTFSWLNYNTFNGYGNNAGTTADFYFHASATGLIDDNLAMNVFTNFLTAPNATNSNWNEYYTLIRRCNLMLERVPNVPMDQTKKNHYIGVAKFFRAHTYFRLAQQFGNVPYTDQYLAQSDANVYKPALSRAEVIDNVIKDLEEAIPLLLNVDDSNVTVNKYTAYALLSRVCLGEGTYRKYNLAQNGNAYLQKAKDASLAVMNNNAYKLNTDWKSLYNSVELLGNTEVILTKRYIKGVLGNGIQAYTNTSTVQNGLTKFAAESYVTTNGLPIKQTGNAQYLGDNTIANTFANRDPRFAKAFSTADYAYSDKPYNGLTSITGYVFQLYNNPATTGTEVTTIGQNQIDAPVFTLSEVYLNYAEACAELGTITTADLNLSLNKVRTRAGIATLTTDGANASANGVQIDDPQRTTALEQISGIVNPIIWEIRRERRIEFMAWTTMRKEDLMRWKKGDYLDTNSNPDVILGARIMALIGTNSKTKVNAQGYVIPYAAGVSRLFISPKNYLSAIPTNDINLYAAEGVELKQNPGW, encoded by the coding sequence ATGAGAAAATTAATCATAAACTCTAAGATAAAACTATCAGTTGCCTTGCTTACTTTTGCAAGTCTAACTGTTAGCTGTTCAGATTTTTTGGATACACCTCCGGAAGATGTATTCACTGACAACAATTTTTGGACTTCAGAAAATAACGTAAAAACATTTTCTTGGTTGAACTATAATACCTTTAATGGATACGGAAACAATGCTGGTACTACGGCAGATTTTTATTTCCATGCTTCGGCAACAGGTTTAATAGATGACAACTTGGCGATGAACGTTTTCACTAACTTTCTAACAGCTCCAAATGCGACTAACTCAAACTGGAATGAATATTACACTTTGATTCGTCGTTGCAATCTTATGTTAGAAAGAGTGCCAAATGTTCCAATGGATCAGACTAAGAAAAATCACTATATTGGTGTTGCTAAATTCTTTAGAGCTCACACTTATTTTCGTTTAGCACAGCAGTTTGGTAATGTTCCTTATACAGACCAATATTTAGCTCAAAGCGATGCAAATGTTTATAAACCTGCTTTATCGAGAGCAGAAGTAATAGATAATGTAATTAAAGACTTAGAAGAAGCGATTCCGTTGTTATTAAACGTTGATGATAGCAATGTAACTGTAAATAAATATACTGCTTATGCATTATTAAGCCGAGTATGTTTGGGTGAAGGTACTTACAGAAAATACAATTTGGCTCAGAATGGAAATGCGTATCTTCAGAAAGCTAAAGATGCATCTTTAGCCGTAATGAATAACAACGCTTATAAATTAAACACAGATTGGAAATCTCTTTACAATTCTGTTGAGTTATTAGGAAATACTGAAGTAATCTTAACAAAAAGATACATCAAAGGTGTTTTAGGAAATGGAATCCAAGCCTATACTAATACATCTACTGTTCAAAACGGATTAACAAAATTTGCTGCAGAAAGTTATGTAACTACTAACGGATTGCCAATTAAACAAACTGGTAATGCTCAATATTTAGGAGACAACACTATTGCAAATACTTTTGCTAACAGAGATCCAAGATTTGCTAAAGCTTTCAGCACAGCAGACTATGCTTACTCTGACAAACCTTATAACGGTTTAACATCTATAACGGGTTATGTATTTCAATTGTATAATAATCCTGCTACAACAGGTACAGAGGTTACGACAATTGGACAAAATCAAATTGACGCTCCAGTTTTCACACTAAGCGAAGTTTATTTGAATTATGCTGAAGCATGTGCTGAATTAGGTACAATCACTACTGCAGATTTAAATTTATCACTTAACAAAGTTCGTACACGTGCTGGAATTGCAACTTTGACTACAGATGGTGCAAATGCAAGTGCAAACGGCGTTCAGATAGATGACCCGCAAAGAACAACTGCATTAGAGCAAATTTCGGGAATTGTTAATCCAATTATATGGGAGATTCGTCGTGAGCGCAGAATCGAGTTTATGGCTTGGACAACAATGAGAAAAGAAGATCTTATGCGTTGGAAAAAAGGAGATTATCTAGATACTAATTCTAATCCAGATGTTATTTTAGGAGCTAGAATAATGGCCTTAATAGGAACTAACTCTAAAACAAAAGTAAACGCGCAAGGATATGTAATTCCTTATGCAGCTGGTGTGTCAAGATTATTTATATCGCCAAAAAATTACTTGAGTGCAATTCCGACAAATGATATCAATTTATACGCTGCAGAAGGTGTAGAATTAAAACAAAATCCAGGCTGGTAA